A window of the Anoplopoma fimbria isolate UVic2021 breed Golden Eagle Sablefish chromosome 17, Afim_UVic_2022, whole genome shotgun sequence genome harbors these coding sequences:
- the LOC129106052 gene encoding inositol hexakisphosphate kinase 2-like, translating to MSPALEALMQADGTPYPGKGVMLEPFVHQVGGHSCVLRFGEQTICKPLIPREHQFYKSLPPEMRKFTPQYKGVVSVSFEEDEEGNLCLIAYPLHSESGDLENKDPSADCEPKTKILKLSNKKPSSLLLENDNYSKDRARHSRKEDKIMSYNREEMQQQAEVLYFSLEKGNVVPQIKHNPWSLKCHQQHLQRMKENAKHRNQYKFILLENLTWRYTVPCVLDLKMGTRQHGDDASEEKKANQIRKCQQSTSASIGVRLCGMQVYQSDSGQLMFMNKYHGRKLTLAGFKEALYQFFHNGCRLWRELLSPVLRRLREMQAALEACESYRFYSSSLLIIYDGDPPRTRARPRHRGGEEGDEDEPSDDEEEEEIEDDDDDDEEEEEEEEGAFGFPRSSSAGGTAGVAGGSSNSGSSRSSHSTGEASSPAVDVRMIDFAHTTCRHYGEDSVVHEGQDSGFIFGLQNLITIISELEDHSTD from the exons ATGAGTCCCGCTCTGGAAGCCCTCATGCAGGCGGACGGGACTCCGTATCCCGGAAAAGGGGTGATGCTTGAGCCCTTCGTGCACCAGGTGGGAGGCCACTCATGTGTGCTCCGGTTCGGGGAACAAACAATATGCAAGCCCCTCATACCGAGAGAGCACCAGTTCTACAAGAGCCTTCCTCCGGAGATGAGGAAGTTCACCCCTCAGTATAAAG GTGTAGTGTCAGTCAGTTttgaagaggatgaggaagggAACCTGTGCCTCATCGCATACCCCCTCCACAGTGAATCTGGGGACCTGGAAAACAAAGATCCCTCAGCAGACTGTGAACCCAAGACCAAGATCCTGAAGTTGAGCAACAAAAAGCCGTCCTCGTTGCTTTTGGAGAATGACAACTACAGCAAAGACAGAGCTCGACACAGCCGTAAAGAAGACAAGATCATGAG TTATAATCGTGAGGAGATGCAGCAGCAGGCCGAGGTTCTCTACTTCAGCCTGGAAAAAGGCAACGTTGTGCCACAGATCAAACACAACCCTTGGAGTCTCAAATGTCACCAGCAGCACTTACAAAGGATGAAGGAGAATGCAAAGCACCGTAACCAATACA AATTTATTCTTTTGGAGAACCTGACGTGGCGCTACACAGTACCATGTGTCTTAGACTTGAAGATGGGAACTCGCCAACATGGAGATGATGcatcagaggagaagaaagccAATCAGATTCGCAAGTGTCAACAGAGCACATCTGCTTCTATTGGAGTGCGACTTTGTGGCATGCAG GTGTACCAGTCAGACTCTGGCCAGCTGATGTTCATGAATAAGTACCACGGCCGTAAGCTGACTCTTGCAGGCTTCAAGGAGGCGCTCTACCAGTTCTTCCACAATGGGTGTCGCCTGTGGCGAGAGCTGCTGTCCCCAGTGCTGCGCAGACTCCGGGAAATGCAAGCCGCCCTGGAGGCCTGCGAGTCCTACCGCTTCTACTCCAGCTCCCTGCTCATCATCTACGACGGAGACCCTCCCAGGACTCGTGCTAGACCTAGACACCGTGGTGGGGAGGAAGGTGATGAGGATGAACCATCAGATgacgaagaagaggaggagatagaggacgatgacgatgatgatgaggaggaggaggaagaggaggaaggggccTTTGGTTTCCCTCGATCCTCCTCAGCCGGTGGCACCGCCGGTGTGGCCGGAGGGAGCAGCAACAGTGGCAGCAGTCGCTCCTCCCACAGCACAGGAGAGGCCAGCAGCCCGGCGGTAGACGTGCGCATGATTGACTTTGCTCACACTACGTGTCGGCACTATGGGGAGGACAGTGTGGTGCATGAAGGCCAGGACAGTGGTTTCATTTTCGGCCTTCAGAACCTGATCACCATTATCTCCGAGCTGGAGGATCACAGTACTGACTGA